The nucleotide sequence TATTTTCGTAGATAAGATTGTAAATGGTGGAATCCTGGTTTACAACGAAGAGGATGCAGATTTGAAAACCATCGTGGAGAATAGCACCAATCCTATAAGAAAGCACGCGTATAAAACCCCCGAGTATTTTATTGAAGATGGAGAAACGGTTTTGGTTACTCCAGAAGGTGATATGCCATTAGAAATTTTTGGTAAACACAATTTAAATAATCTTGCCGGTGCAAAATGGATCTGCCAACACATGGGTATAGATGAAGAAGATTTTTATGAAGCAATTGCTAGTTTTAAAGGAGCTTCTAAAAGACTTCAGAAAATTAAAGAAACTGGAAATTTTGTAGCTTTTAAAGATTTTGCGCACAGTCCTTCGAAAGTGACCGCTAGTGTGAATGCTGTAAAAGATCAGTTTTTAGATAAAACTATAGTGGCATGTTTGGAATTGCATACGTTTAGTAGCTTAAATGAAAATTTTATTACTGAATATAAAAAATCTCTAGATGCGGTAGATGAAGCTATTGTTTTTTATTCTTCTGAAGCCGTTGCGCATAAAAAATTAGCACCTATTTCTACTGAAGCTATAAAGTCTGCTTTCGATCGAGATGATTTAGAAGTAATTACAGAAACTTCGGAATTAAAAAATCATCTAAAAAAATCAAATTTCGATAATTCAGCATTACTTTTTATGAGTAGTGGAAATTATGGAGGGATTGATTTGGAGCAGCTTGTAACCGAATTATAAAATTGGTTAAAATCTTACTTTATTTTCTAATGTATTGTATTTTAACGCTATGGAAGATCAAACAGAGCGTTTTAGTATCAAAAACTGGGCAATAGATGATAGGCCAAGAGAAAAATTACTTAGAAAAGGAAAGCTGAGTTTAAGTGATTCAGAATTAATCGCCATTTTAATAGGATCTGGTAACCGAAAGGAAACCGCGGTAGAGCTTAGTAAGCGTATTCTGGCGGCTACTCAAAATAATCTTAGTGAATTAGGGAAGCTGTCTGTCGGGCAGCTTTGTAAATTCAATGGGATCGGCGAAGCTAAAGCAATTACGATCATCGCCGCTTTAGAACTTGGTCGAAGAAGACGTTTAGAAAATGCTTTAGAAAGAGTAAAGATCACTTCTAGTCGATCTGTTTTCGAGCTGATGCAACCTATTATTGGAGAACTTCCTCATGAAGAATTTTGGATTATTTATTTAAATAATTCCAATAAAGTGATTGATAAATTACAATTAAGTAAAGGCGGGATTACCGGTACTTTAGTAGATGTTAGACTTACTTTGAAGAAAGCATTAGAACTTGGTGCGGTCGCCATAATTTTAGCGCATAATCATCCCTCGGGAACACTAAAACCTAGTACAGCCGATAAGAACTTAACGCAAAAACTAAAGACAGCTTCAGAAAGTCTGGATATAAAAGTACTCGATCACTTAATTGTAACTGAAATGTCCTATTTTAGCTTTGCGGACGAAGCGATTCTATAAATTTTCCCTTAATGCTACTGGTCTACACGCAAAAAGTTACTCCAAGAATCATCTATATTTTTAAGCATATTTGTACAAACATGCTAGGGATAGAGATCAAGTTCACCTCCAAAATAGAGGAGTTTGTGGCACACGATGGCTTCAAGATGTCCTACGGAAAGCAACCACTTGGTAACGAATTTTTTATTCAGAATACAGATATTTTACTCGAACATGGTTTCGAGGAACTGGAAATTAAAGTACAGCCTTGGGGAAATACCGTTTGTTTTTTTCCAGTAAGCGATAATAGCAATTTACCCTTCGATATTTTTGCGGCTTCTTTTTATCTGCTCACGCGATACGAAGAATATCTCCCTCACGTAAAAGACGAAGCGGGCCGATTTCCTGTTTCTGAAAGTTTGGCGTATAAAGAAAGCTTTTTAAAAACGCCGGTTGTAGATATTTGGGCATACAAATTTAAAGAAGTTCTAAAAGAGAAATTTCCAGAAATGGTTTTCAATACAACCAACTTTAGAGCAGAAACTATTTTTGCAATAGAGCATGGTTTTGTATTCAATAATAAAGGAATTATCAGGAGTGTAGTAGGCTGGGGGAACGATCTTGTGAAACTGCACTTCCACAGATTTATAGATCGGGTAAAATCATGGATGAAACTAAAGAAAGATCCTTACGATGTGTTTGATGACCTTGTTCGTTTAATTAAAGAGCATTCGTTAACTACCATCTTCATGTTTAAGGTTGCCGATTTTACGCTTTACGACAGAAACATTAATTACAATAGAATTCCCTATCGCTCTAATATAAAATATGTTTCAGATTATGCCAAAGTTGGCCTTTTATTGGGACATTATTCTTCTCAGACTTTAAAAACCTTGAGGGTAGAAAAATTTCGTCTCGAAAATATAATTCATTATCCTTTAGAAAATATTCTTAACGCTAATTACGATTTAGGTATTCCCGATCATTTTAATACGTTAGCCGAATTAGAATTCGAGAATGATTATTCAATGGGATATCCAGACGATTTAGGTTTTAGAGCCGGTACGTGTTCTTCATTTTTATTTTACGATATCAATATGGAGATCACGAGTCCGCTTCAAATTCATCCTTATATCTTCAATTCTAATGTAGGAAAGAAGTTTTCTTCCGAAGAATTAAAAAAAGAAATTGGTAAAATTCATGAAAGGGTGAAAAGCGTAGGCGGAACCTTTAGAACGATTTTTAAAAACGAAGATTTTTCAGAATACTATAATAGTAACAGGTATTTTTCATTACTAAAACAAATTCATGAAATTGAATAATATAGAGCATGTGTTTTTTGATTTAGACCATACCCTATGGGATTTTGATAAAAATTCAGCACTCACTTTCGAATATATATTTAAGCTGAATAACATTGAGATAGAACTTCCCCGATTTTTGGAAGTTTATATACCTATAAATTTTGAGTATTGGGAGAACTATCGCAAAAACTTAGTTTCTAAAGAGAAATTGCGTTACGGGAGATTAAAAGACTCGTTTGCAACTTTATCTTATCAGGTATCCGATGAAGCAATTGATAAACTTTCCAATGATTATATCCTTTATCTTTCTGAATATAATCATCTTTTGGAAGGCGGAATAGCAGCTTTGGATTATCTTTCTGAAAAATATACGCTTCATATTATCACAAATGGATTTGAAGAAGTTCAGCGTAAAAAAATGAAGAATGCGAATATTTTAAACTATTTTGATACCGTTACTACTTCTGAAGAAGCCGGGGTAAAAAAGCCTCATCCTACCATTTTCGAGATGTCACTTAAAAAAGCCAATGCTTTACCTGCAAAATCGGTAATGATAGGCGATAATTATGAAGCAGATATTGTAGGAGCATCAGAATTTGGATTGCAGACGATTTATTTTGATTATTATAATAAGTCGGTTTACAAGGATGTTATAGGATTAAACAATTTAAAAAAGATTAATCAGTTTTTATAACAAGAACATTAGTGTTACTTTTTTATTTTTGAACTGAGAATTAAATTAAAATATAATGAAAAAGCTTTCCGTTTTATTTGCAATATTATTTACAGCAGTAATCTATGGTCAAAAAAGCGTAGATGATTATAAATATGTGATTGTTCCTGAGAAATTTGAATTCTTAAAGGAAAACAACCAATATCAGCTTAATGCACTTACGAAGTTTTTGTTGGAAAAATATGGATTTTCGACTGTGATGAAAGCCGCAGAAAAGCCAACCGAACTTCAGTCTAATAATTGTTTGGCTCTAGAAGCAGATGTTCATAATAATTCAGGCTTATTTGTGACCAAAATGCTACTTCAGTTAAAAGATTGCTACGGAAATGTGGTTTATGAGTCGGAAGAGGGGAGAAGTAGAGAGAAAAATTATAAAGCTGCCTATCACGAAGCATTGAGGGATGCATTTACATCTTTAGAAGATTTGGATTACACCTATAGTGACGATCCAATAGTGGAGAAAGCTCCTAAAAAAGAAGTTACAAAACAAACAACAACTGTGGCAAAGTCTGAAGCTTCTAATACTGTGGAGAAAGAAGTAGAAGTGGCTGAAGAAAACGAAATGGATCTTGAAGATCCTGTTGTTTCAACCTCTTCAGAAAAGTTTTATGTAAATGATAATTCTATTTATCATCTTAAAAATAACGAATCTGGATTTGGTTTCTATCAGAAAGGAATGGCAGAGCCTTTTGCGATGCTTATAAAATCAGAAGGTTCAGATAATTTTATTTACAATTCTCTAACTAAACAGGGAATCGCCTATTTCGCAGAGAACGGAAGCCTAGTCGTAGAAATTTTTGATCGCCAAAGCAATAAAACTGTCAAAACCGTTTACAAACTTCAGAATTAATAATTGTATTTTCCAGACCATCTTTTCCGAAGAAATTCACGTTGAGAGTTTTCTCTGGGATTGTTGCCAGGTTCATAAAGAATAGTATTTCTTACCTCGTCTGGTAGAAATTCTGCTTTTACAAAGTTGCCTTCATAGTTGTGTGCGTATTTGTAATTTTCACCGTAGCCTAAATCTTTCATTAATTTAGTTGGTGCGTTGCGAATATTAAGCGGGACAGAAAGATTTCCGGTTTGCTTTACTAAACTCAATGCTTGGTTAATAGCTTGATATGAGGCATTGCTTTTTGGCGAAGTCGCTAAATAGGTTACGCACTGGCTTAAGATTATTCGAGCTTCTGGATAACCAATAGTA is from Zunongwangia endophytica and encodes:
- a CDS encoding polysaccharide deacetylase family protein, which encodes MLLVYTQKVTPRIIYIFKHICTNMLGIEIKFTSKIEEFVAHDGFKMSYGKQPLGNEFFIQNTDILLEHGFEELEIKVQPWGNTVCFFPVSDNSNLPFDIFAASFYLLTRYEEYLPHVKDEAGRFPVSESLAYKESFLKTPVVDIWAYKFKEVLKEKFPEMVFNTTNFRAETIFAIEHGFVFNNKGIIRSVVGWGNDLVKLHFHRFIDRVKSWMKLKKDPYDVFDDLVRLIKEHSLTTIFMFKVADFTLYDRNINYNRIPYRSNIKYVSDYAKVGLLLGHYSSQTLKTLRVEKFRLENIIHYPLENILNANYDLGIPDHFNTLAELEFENDYSMGYPDDLGFRAGTCSSFLFYDINMEITSPLQIHPYIFNSNVGKKFSSEELKKEIGKIHERVKSVGGTFRTIFKNEDFSEYYNSNRYFSLLKQIHEIE
- a CDS encoding UDP-N-acetylmuramate--L-alanine ligase, encoding MNIHFIAIGGSAMHALAIALHNKGFQISGSDDAIFEPSKSSLQQNGLLPDKFGWFPQKITKDLDAVVLGMHAREDNPELLQAKELGVKIYSYPEFIFEQSKTKTRVVIGGSHGKTTITSMILHVMHYHDREVDYLVGAQLDGLDNTIKLNDQNDFIVIEGDEYLSSPIDRRPKFHLYEPNIALLSGIAWDHINVFPTYENYLEQFSIFVDKIVNGGILVYNEEDADLKTIVENSTNPIRKHAYKTPEYFIEDGETVLVTPEGDMPLEIFGKHNLNNLAGAKWICQHMGIDEEDFYEAIASFKGASKRLQKIKETGNFVAFKDFAHSPSKVTASVNAVKDQFLDKTIVACLELHTFSSLNENFITEYKKSLDAVDEAIVFYSSEAVAHKKLAPISTEAIKSAFDRDDLEVITETSELKNHLKKSNFDNSALLFMSSGNYGGIDLEQLVTEL
- a CDS encoding YjjG family noncanonical pyrimidine nucleotidase — its product is MKLNNIEHVFFDLDHTLWDFDKNSALTFEYIFKLNNIEIELPRFLEVYIPINFEYWENYRKNLVSKEKLRYGRLKDSFATLSYQVSDEAIDKLSNDYILYLSEYNHLLEGGIAALDYLSEKYTLHIITNGFEEVQRKKMKNANILNYFDTVTTSEEAGVKKPHPTIFEMSLKKANALPAKSVMIGDNYEADIVGASEFGLQTIYFDYYNKSVYKDVIGLNNLKKINQFL
- the radC gene encoding RadC family protein yields the protein MEDQTERFSIKNWAIDDRPREKLLRKGKLSLSDSELIAILIGSGNRKETAVELSKRILAATQNNLSELGKLSVGQLCKFNGIGEAKAITIIAALELGRRRRLENALERVKITSSRSVFELMQPIIGELPHEEFWIIYLNNSNKVIDKLQLSKGGITGTLVDVRLTLKKALELGAVAIILAHNHPSGTLKPSTADKNLTQKLKTASESLDIKVLDHLIVTEMSYFSFADEAIL